aattagagaaaagttatatcaattttttatatttaagtttaaaaaaatacatcacaCCTgctatagttatttttttttgtaattaaaaaaaagaactttaaaaaatgactttttttcagaaaaaaatgaCTCTTATATCATATGTGTATTTATTTTGAGTAAAAGTGAAAATGCAAAAAAGAGATGgaattattatgatttattcatGAGGAAGTACATCGTCATCCAACGTGGCATATGTAGCCACGTGGCATGGACTCAAGTATAAAATCTTGGTCCTCCCTCGTACTCGCGCTCGTACGTCCTCTTTCTTATCGGCGTagtaaccaaaccaaaccaaaccaatctCCCCCTTCTTCTCCGCTTCACAACAAAAAGATTTAGAGAGagaaactctctctctctctcttctcttctcttctcttcaacCACTTTCTCTTTCTGGAACCGTCCATGCCTCCACCGGATACACAACGTACAAAACTCACAACTGATTTCGTAGAAACATACacaacaaagatgatgataaagTGCTCAACCACTTAAACTCAGACGCAATTTCCCtcgaaaataagaaagaaataacaaaaaagaaagttaaaacGCGCATGGCGTCGCCGTTGGACGGAGGAGGAGTGGCGGTGCTCCCGAATTCCGTCAACAAGGTTGACTCCTCCTCGGTTCTCAATGGCGGCTTGAAGTGCTCCAAACCGGAGTCgccaattttgattttcttgttCTTTCACAAAGCGATTCGGAATGAGCTTGACGCGCTGCACCGATTGGCCGTCGCATTCGCCACCGGCAACCGCTCCGACATTAAGCCGCTCTCCGGCCGCTACCATTTCCTCAGCTCCATGTACAGGCACCACTGCAATGCTGAAGACGAGGTGCTAATCTTCCTTCACCTTTACGTTTTCGGACTTGTTAAATCGTGTAACCTAATTTCCCGTTGTGAGAAAAATGGCGTAGAGAGTGGAGATTTCATAGCTGGTTGCATTTTCAATGACGAAACGAAATGACACTCTTGTTTCTTCTGTCGGTCATTTCCTCTTGTTAAATTTTGGTCAAACTTTGATACTCCCTAACTAGCTTGAATATAGATTTTGCTTTTACAGAATAAATTGATTTGCAGGCTATGCATGTTTCTTAATCTTCTTTACTCTTCTGTTATTGTTCGTACCAAGAGAtgataaaatagaaaaggaaaactgTATTATATAGCATTTTTGCTTGGGGGCAGAAGCTAAGTTCAGTTGCggaggaagaaaaataagtattgaAGCGGAAGATATCATTTCCTTAATTGCAGCGGCGTTTTCTGATCTTTTtgtttattctcattttttaatctACGCGTTTGTGCACATGTCGTGGTTATACTGTGTATTGTGCATAAAAAAAACGAAGTAAAAACCTCCCTGTTTGTGACATTGTCACTAAATATCCACAATAAAACTGATTGAATGCTATGtagcagaaaaagaaaaagaccagATTGAATGCTAATGCTGATGCTCATTCATTACTAAACCGAGCTTTTATAAGCTTGTAAGTTAATGTGGTTAGCTAACAGCTTCTGGTGCATAAAGTTATTTCATTTTCTCCTACTAGATATGAAGTGATCTTTTACTGTCAGTCCTTCAATGCATTTCTTGTAATAAATTGTTTAGATGGGAAAgctttgtttcaaaatttaaattatcagaGCTTCCTATAGGTTTCTTGATTAGTTTGATGActgctttttcttttgtaatattAAGGCTATATGCTTTTGGCTGTGCTTCTTTCATACTTTCTCGAAagcaatattttcataatttggcTTTATCACTCCTTCAGCTatgttttgatcattctgagggAAATATATTCTGGGATGTAGGTGATTTTTCCAGCTCTAGATATACGTGTGAAGAATGTAGCACAGACATATTCTCTCGAGCACAAGGGTGAAAGCAACCTTTTTGATCATCTATTTGAGCTTTTAAATTCTTCCATCAATAATGTTGAAAGTTTTCCAAAAGAGTTGGCATCCTGCACAGGAGCTTTGCAGACGTCAGTTAGTCAACACATGGCGAAGGAAGAGGAGCAGgtaaaagtttatttaataGCTCTTACCTTGTATCCCACTTGGACTCATGCAATGAGATAAATATCATGTGATGATATTTCCTCTCTAAAAgatagaattattattattgcttaACAGAAATTCATAAAGACGAAGAGAATATAATTACAAAGAGTTTGGAGAGTAAAGAATCCTTCATATTGCAAAAAACAATTGCTAATATTAACTATTGGAAGTGCCAGAGAGGCTATTATACGTTGCAACCGTATAACTATAAaaactatattaattttttatgtttactaATTGATTTATCATTCATGCTTTGCTTACTTGATGGGTTAAGTATTCTTGTGGAGTACTTTTAATGCAACCATATGGGCTTTGTCTAGTGATTCAACTAGAGAAGTAATCATTAGTATGTCCTAGAATGACCAATTAAGTCGATTAGGGTTTTTTATGCTAGAAGTTATTGTTTTATCtaaattgtaaattattattgaagCATGCAACGTGGTATTTAATGTTTTCCTATATTATCAATACTTGCTATATTGAACTTTTGAAGCCATTGCTTTTTGCCATTTCCCCCCATCCATCAAAGTCTAAAGAAGGAATCTTGATAGTTAAATTGTTCAGGATCATAAGATTGCATCAGTTGTTGAGGATATAATGAATGGATAGTTAGATGTTGCGAAATGTTTGTTGAACATTATTGGATTATACAAGTAACcctaattaataaaacaaaagctttttgtttaatttatcatAGAAGAAACTTTATTATAAACATGAATGGAAGAGTATATAAAATGATCTGGCATTCTAAGAACCAGTGCCTCAGGCATACTTTTTGTGGATGATACTGTCCTGGTTGATGAGTTTCATTTACATAGAAAGGCTTTGGAACTGAAGAGTTTTTCCTGGCACAAGATAGGAGTAAGGTAGAGTTATGGTTAACAAGTTCAACAAGACTGGGGTTAGCAGTGTGCTGGAGGTTAAAACTTGGATCACATCTTACCATGAATTTGTGCTGGTTAGGTATTTTGGATTCTTCCTACAAAGTGATGGGgatattgaaaataaatgtaTGGTAAATCTTtgtgaaatttatataaatttcaattttagcaAAAAGAgagtagaaaaaaatatgaaactttgatttatataaaaactGATTACTATGAAATTAAGTTTTAGTGGGACTTCTTTTGAACTAGTTTTGACTTGAAAAGCCCTCGAATAAGAACTAGTTTGTTACAATTGAGTGCCAAACAAACACATAATATATCTGAACTGGTCTTATTGTATCTAGTTATCTTATCTGTTTTTTGGTAGTTGGCAAACACCTCCTTTATTGAGCtcgaaaaacaaatcaaaatgcaGCCTTCCAATTTGTCCTGATTATCATAGTGGTCATTCTAACGAGAGTACAAGACTCTTTGCTGATCTTTATAAAGATGCCTAGAAGGCAAGTCAATCTTTTATATggattggtggaaatttatcTTTATGATAGctaaagaaggaagaaaaggggCCTGTTTGTataagcttttttatttttatttaaaaaaacacttttttttagtaaaataagcagttttctgtttttttgatGTATTTGTCAagactatttttcttaaaaaaagttttttgctttttttaagaagtaaatCCTATCTGCTtcttaaataaacattttttttataatcatttttttaaatttaaagtaattgGCCCAAAAGCTgcctactttttttttcaggaTGGGGTGAGGGGGGAGGAAATTGAGATATTAtttgaaagaacaaaaataattacaagtAGGGGTAGCATATGACACCTCTATAAgtcactaaaaataaaaaaataaaaaaattcttcccACTTAACAATGCACATCCAGATCCTTTTATGATCCCTGTTAGACAATATTGTACATCAGATCCAGAATTCCAGATCactgaattaattatgattctTGTAAGAAGATTATCATAGATGATCTTAATCGACATGTCAATTTTGGGTTATATACTTTGATCTGGTTTTGTGTCCACTTTAACTTCTTATGTCCTTTGGATCTTATCTGTAACACTTGACTTACAGATCTTATCATGAGATTTAATAATTTCTAGGACATTTATGGCTTACGAAGGatttcttttctccttttctgcTCTTATGAAAAATTATCCAAAACATTCAACTATTTCTGTTCCCAGCCAAACAAGATAACTTCTTTGGACTTACCTTGCTTTTTGACATGGCCTTGGGAGGTGGGGGTGGGGGTTGTCTTATTAAATAGTCTGCCAAATGAAAATGATAGCTGCATGCAATTTTTGTGCTCAGGGTGCCATTGCCCCACTTGCATTAAACATATTCAAATCAGCGTTTTAAATCCTGGATTGCGGCATGTAGTGGCCTGCCCTAAACACAATGTTGTGGGATAGCAGATAGCAGCTAGTAGATAGCCgctattggattttttttatatagtttacaTCATGTATACTATATACCTATAAGTtctcaaaaatgataaaaattaatgacattcataattatcaataaaaagtcatagatgtctttaaaaaaacataaaagtttCCTAGATAGAAATCATCAGTCACCATCTAAATCCAAGTCtactttttatcattttcacttttttacTACTATCATTAATGTGATAttagtaaatatattattattgctaCACTTATCACCTTTGGAAgtttcttttgaaattgagtatTTCAAATATCACGTTAATCAATCACACATTGTTTCTtgaaaagttattattattattattgttattatcaacttattaattgttttatggGTACTGAATATTACCTTATTACTTTATCTATAATTTTGTTTACTGTTAAAATTTCAGCCTTGTAAGGAAATGAGTACTTTGTATAAAAATTCCTGCTAAAAAATTGAACTCAAGAAAGCATTACAAATCCGATTGCATTTAGAATTTATGACATGGAGTAAATTGTTTATTATTGTGACGGGTTAATGGTTTAACATGTACATGGAAGCTTTTCTTTTATGATGTAATTTCCTGTGATTAATTAATGGGGTTCATATGTACTGAGGAGCTTTTTTATTAATGGGTTGGTATACTAGCTAGGTAACATATAATCAAGTTCCACTGCTAGTTCTCTTTAAGGAAGTTTGTACAATACTGAAATCTGTTTATAAGCTGGTGTCCCAAAGGAGGATTCTTGGGGTATCATTTTGTTATGGCCAATTTAAATGGATACATAATCTTATTTGCTCAGGGATGTTTCTGACTTTTTTTGTTTGTCGAGTGATATCAGGTATTTCCTCTGCTTATTGAGAAGTTTTCTCTTGAGGAACAGGCATCCTTAGTGTGGCAGTTTCTTTGCAGTATTCCTGTGAATATGATGGCTGAATTTCTACCGTGGCTTTCAGCATCTATATCACCTGATGAATCTCAGGATTTGCGAAATTGCTTAATCAAGATAGTGCCAGAGGAAAAACTCCTTCAAAAGGTGTGGTTTTCAAATGCTAACAGAGCAttgttgtttccttttctttgttaatgtttttttatgtgttGAATATGATGATGCTATTTATTGTTAGCTGACCGCCAATAAGGAGATTCTACATTAGGAAGAATGAGAGTTTAGGGAATTAGAGGCTTAAACTTCTATTAATAGAAATAACAGAAACTGTCATTTATAGTAATAACTGTTTGTACAGATAGTTATAAGGAAGTTAGGGAGAGTAATTGGGGGGTGTCAattgtttttgagaaaaaagagagaagaggcCAGGTCTCTCAAATCTTTATTTCACAAATACATGTGTTCTTCATCTCTGTTCTGTATGCATTGGCACTATTGCAGAGATTGATTGTTTTGCAATGAAGACTACTCATCTGTCTCATATTCTGGTCTTGTTctattatttatattcatttgaTTTGATAATTGATATGTAACTGTAATATATCTTAATCTTATATTCTTGCTTATTGAAGGTTGTTTTCACCTGGATGGAAGGAAGAAGTAGCATTAACACAGTTGAAACTTGTGCAGATCATTCTCAAGTTCAATGTAGTTCTAGGGCATTAACCCATCAGCTTGAGAAAGTAAACTGTGCTTGTGAATCCACAACAACTGGAAAAAGGAAACATTCTGGATCTATGATAGATGTTTCTGATACCACTGGAACACATCCTATAGATGAAATATTGCTCTGGCATAGTGcaataaaaaaagagttaagtGAGATAGCAGTGGAGACTAGAAAGATACAGCACTCTGAAGATTTTACTAATCTATCTGCTTTTAACGAAAGATTTCAATTCATAGCTGAAGTTTGCATATTTCACAGGTATCACCTTAATTTAGTTTGATCAATATTTGTCTATTGGAAGTATCACATCTCTCTTCTATTAGCAATTCCATACTTAATTTATCATAAGACATACCTTGTTATCTGAAATGctgactatttatttttataaatgcaGTATTGCTGAGGACAAGGTTATTTTTCCAGCAGTAGATggagaattttctttctttcaggaGCATGCTGAAGAAGAAAGCCAATTTAATGACTTTCGGCGTTTGATTGAAAGTATTCAAAGTGAAGGAGCATCGTCTAATTCAGATGTTGAATTTTATTCCAAGTTATGCATACATGCTGATCATATAATGGAAACCATACAGAGGCATTTCCATAATGAAGAAGTTCAGGTGAGCCTTCATTGCTCATGTGATaatctttttaagtgactagtgtGAGATAAGAGAGtgttatgcaaatgcaatgctaATTGCTACAAGAGTAATTAATTTCTTGCTGGGATTTGAATGTCATATATGCAGAAGTTGATAAATGTGGTAATTGTTTTATCTATTTAGTTAATTAACTCGGGAAGTTCTTTGTAAGGAATTTGCAACTAAGCTCTGTTTTAATCTATTAGTGTTCTGAATTCCTCTCATCTATAGGTTCTTCCACTTGCAAGAAAGCACTTTAGCTTTAGAAGGCAATGTGAACTTTTGTATCAAAGCTTATGCATGATGCCTCTGAAATTGATTGAGCGTGTCCTGCCATGGTTGGTAGGATCTTTAACTGAAGATGAAGCAAAGACGTTTCAGAGAAATATGCAGTTGGCAGGTTCTATGTCTCTTCAAACCTCCTTGCCTTAAAGAAATTATATCTCCgagaattttatttatgtgtaaTCTATATTTGACAACTTAATATGTTTCAGCTCCAGCAACAGATTCTGCTCTTGTCACACTCTTCTGTGGATGGGCTTGCAAGGCTCGTAATGAAGGTCTGTGTTTGTCTTCAAGTGCATCAGGTTGCTGTCCTGCTCAAAGACTTTCTGATATTGAAGAAAATATTGTTCGGCCATCCTGTGCTTGTGCATCTGCATTATCTAATAGACATTGCTCGGTATTAGCTGAATCAGGTGGGAACAAAAGATCAGTCAAGCGCAACATATTGGAGTCGCACAAAAATGAAGATCTACCTGAAACTTCAGAGACTGAAAATATTCAGAAACAATGTTGTAGTGCACGGTCTTGTTGTGTGCCAGGTTTAGGAGTAAGTAGTAACAATTTAGGGCTGAGTTCTCTTTCTACAGCCAAGTCCTTACGGTCCTTGTCTTTCTGCTCTTCTGCCCCATCTCTTAATTCCAGTCTTTTCATATGGGAAACAGAGAGCAGCTCATGCAATGTTGGATCTACACAAAGACCAATTGATACCATATTTAAATTCCATAAAGCTATACGCAAAGACTTGGAGTATCTAGATGTTGAATCTGGAAAGCTGAGTGATGGTGATGAGACAATTCTTCGGCAATTTAATGGAAGATTTCGTCTTTTGTGGGGTTTGTATAGAGCTCATAGTAATGCTGAAGATGATATAGTATTTCCAGCTTTAGAATCCAAAGAGGCACTTCATAATGTGAGTCATTCGTACATGCTGGACCATAAGCAGGAAGAACAATTGTTTGAAGATATTTCCTGTGTTCTTTCAGAGTTTTCTGTCCTTCATGAAGCCTTGCAGATGACGCATATGTCCGACAATTTAAGTGAAAGTAATTTTGGAACCTCTGATGCCAATACTAGTGATGatatcaaaaaatataatgaacttGCTACTAAGCTTCAGGGGATGTGCAAATCTATAAGAGTGACCCTGGATCAGCATCTTTTTAGAGAAGAATGCGAACTGTGGCCATTGTTTGGCAGACATTTCACTGTGGAAGAACAAGACAAGATAGTGGGTCGGATAATTGGAACAACAGGTGCTGAAGTTCTCCAATCAATGTTACCATGGGTAACGTCTGCACTTACTCAGGATGAACAGAACAAAATGATGGATATATGGAAGCAGGCAACTAAGAACACTATGTTCAACGAATGGCTTAGTGAATGCTGGAAAGAGAGTCGAGTGTCTACAGCACAGACAGAAACGTCAGATCACAGCACTTCTCGGAGAGGTATGTAATAAGATTTTAGATTCTTTCATCTTTTGTGGAAATTGTGGGattgaatatttaataatatagtgTGTTATTGTTCTTTCCTAGGTGCTGAATATCAAGAAAGCTTGGACCACAATGATCAGATGTTCAAGCCAGGTTGGAAAGACATATTTCGGATGAATCAGAATGAACTTGAGTCAGAGATCCGCAAGGTATATCGAGACTCAACTCTTGATCCAAGGAGAAAAGCATATCTTGTGCAGAATCTACTGACAAGGTTGGTTCCAGTGATCATACTTTTGGTGTTATTTAATAGGGACAAAAATTgctgtatatttgtttgatagcaCTTTAGTCTATTGTCATCAAGCTTCAATTGTTGAttagttatttttgtcttttactAGTCGATGGATAGCTGCCCAGCAGAAATCACCTAAAGCTTTATCTGAAGGATCATCTAACAGTGTAGAAATAGAAGGACTCTCACCATCATTTCAGGACCCAGAGGAACATGTATTTGGGTGTGAGCACTATAAGAGAAATTGCAAGCTTCGGGCTGCATGTTGTGGCAAGTTATTTACttgcagattttgtcatgaCAATGTCAGTGATCACTCTATGGATAGGTAAATTTCTCATGGGATTTCTTAtgtcttatattttataatagtatTTACTTCTAATCATCTGCTTGGTCATTACAGAAAAGCAACATCAGAAATTATGTGTATGCGCTGCCTGAATATACAGCCAATAGGGCCCATATGCATGACACCTTCATGTAATGGGTTTTCAATGGCAAAGTACTATTGCAATATATGCAAATTTTTTGATGATGAAaggtatcttttagttcttcaGAGTCTAAAAAATTTGGTATTAAAATTTCTATTACCTGTTGAAGCTTGAGGCATACATATTTATACTTCTGAAAACAAtctatagttaaaaaaatttagtctgTGTATATGAATGTTTTAGCAAGAAATAGATCTAGTTGATTATAGTTTAGTCTTTCAACTTTTTGGTTAATTCTATTTTCCTTTGTAACTTTTATTACATCAAACTTTGCATCATTCATTTTCAGGAATGTATATCATTGCCCATTTTGCAATTTATGCCGTGTTGGACGAGGGCTTGGGATTGATTATTTTCATTGCATGAAATGCAATTGTTGCCTGGGGATTAAATCAGCATCTCATAAGTGCCTGGAGAAAGGTTTAGAAATGAACTGCCCAATTTGTTGTGATGACCTGTTCACTTCAAGTGCCACAGTCAGAGCTCTACCTTGCGGCCACTATATGCATTCTGCTTGCTTCCAGGTCTATTTCACACCTATTTTAGGTTTTAGGTTTTAATTCCCTACCCAAACCGGGGGTACCCTATTCTCAAGGGTTGTGGATTCAAtcttatattttgttaaattatgttAGGCATACACTTGTAACCACTACACATGTCCAATCTGCAGCAAGTCATTGGGAGATATGGCGGTAAGATgattttctttcattaaatCTTTCCTTTGCACTCAACTAAGACTTTATTCTCCACCTTTATAATTCTccataaaaaagaacaaaatactTATAGATTCACAAAAATCTGCAAAGGAAAACTAAACAGGGCTATTAGTTTAATAATGCTCTACTATCTTTCTAACATGTACTTGAGAGTTGAGTCCTCAAGTTGAAGCAAAATAAAAGATGTTAACAATTAGCATTTGTtcatataatttagttaaatgTAAAGCTTGATATTGCTTAGTttggaaaaattaaaacttgaaaaGTATATGTCTATTGATCTTTAACAAATTTATGCATATGAAGTTGCAGTTTTTAAATTTGGAATTTAAGATATCTAAAGATTGTAAGAAGAAATGCATTCCTTTGATCAAGAAATTCATTGAAAAGATGAGGGATATAATTAGAATATTCATGTCAAATAAATTGAAATGCTTGAAGAGGTTACCCGACATACTATTCTTAGTTTTTTCTCTATCTACCCAGGTTTACTTTGGTATGCTTGATGCCCTATTGGCTGCTGAGGAGCTTCCTGAAGAGTACAAGGACCGCTGTCAGGTGAGTACTTTTGTCTCTTCACTTCATTCCTTTCGAAAGCTAATGTGGATTTTATGAAAGAGAGCATTTTGACATTTTAGTTGACCTGCAAAGAATTTGTAAGATCAATGTATGTTAAGCCAGTTTTGTAATGGCATTGCAGGACATACTCTGCCATGACTGTAATCGGAAGGGCACTTCACGCTTCCACTGGTTGTATCACAAATGTGGATTTTGTGGCTCTTACAATACCCGGGTTATCAAGTGTGAGACGTCAAACTCCAGCTGCTCTTAGTGTGCTTCTTTTGTCGGGAGGTAGACAGAGTTTGTAAATACTTGTATAGCAAATTAGGAATCCAAATTTTTCCATGAATAGGAGCCCCCTTATCTTTTCGTCTTATACTTGAACAGATGCTCCTAATCAGTCTTATAGCAATTATGTACAGATCAACTTTCTATTAATGCAACATATATTGTTGCAGCTCctattcatttctttcttctgATCGTTAACTTCATTTAAGTTCACTGACTTTGCTGCGATCACGCTGAGCAATTTATCTCCAAATTTCCTAGCTACTGGCACTGGCTAGACGTATATGTTGGCTAACAAGTGCACAACTGATTGAACTGAAAAATAGCTGAAAGCCTGAAGTCCTGAACATAGTTCTTGAATCATAGGAAGAGGATAGGAAAAATatagtatgtatatatttttgtacCTTGCTTGGATACCATGATATACCATGCGCATCTTGCAGGTTCTGTGAAATAATTTCACATTCACGCAAAGTAAAAAGGAACGAATTACAAGTTCTTTTAAATCAGGAGATTGTAGTTGTAGCAGTAACCTTGAGAAGTTCCTCTATGGCATGTTCCTCAAGGTTTAGACCAGCAATTCTGTCCAATTTCCATAGTATAATTGTCAGAAtgttccattttattttatagccTATCAGCTACGTTCAAGAGATTTAAATAAGTTTGGGAGCAGCAGtaacataaaaaatgacaacCCACCTCCGAAACCAAAAAAGGAACTAGTCTAACAACTCATTAACAAATGAAGTTtagttttcattaaaaaaaatgcagtttggttttttattatttccatttattctatttctttcttttctatttcctttcactctattttttttatttatttctttcctttctacTTCCATATTTACATtcactctattttttatttattttttctttctttcctacAAAACGCACTCTAAAAATGTTATTCCAATTTTAAACAAACTTCTAAAcatcaaaattgaatttcaataacgAACCTCAATGTCATGCTTAATTTAATGGGtcatgtgaaaaataattaatgcattttTTGGTGCTCAATCAACAAGAAAACAACAGCACGGTGATCTATGCATTTTGTGCAAGGTTCTTGTACAATCTGTCTCCGAAGTCTAACAGCTGAGCTAGAGCATTTCTCTGTGCAAGGTTCTTATATAATCTCTCTCCGAAGTCGGTTTATCagtaaaatttatattcttataCCTAAGAATAAAAACACTGCCCACCTTTTCTTCATCTTTAGGGCAATGAAATAGAGTCCCACAAGGAAGAATAATTAAGTTTAAGTATTTTTATCGTAAGAGTAAAAAGGTGAGCGAGGTTAGAAGAGGTGTTCTTTGAGCTTGGgatgaaataaaaatgagaggAGATGATGGAGGCCAAGTCTGGCAATGAGGAGCAAGGACTGGCCTCCTTCACTCTTTGATTATCAAACAGAAACTTGATATAAGCCGTGTAAGAAACAACAGTGGGGTGACACCTCATGGATTTCATTTGCTCCCACATTTGCAATAgataagattttattatttattgaatggGTCAGATAGTTAGCCACAACATTTTGTACACATACATTTTGTAATACCCCAACTATATACTTTTGTAATCTGTTGCAACacaacttatataaaaaatcaagtaCAACAGCACCGCATGCATAGGTGCTACAATCGGCAAAGTCTCGTAAAAACTAGATATATCTCAACAAGACTTTTCGACTTGACTTGTCAACAAATAGGAAATCACCTATAAATCTTAAAATCCATGCTCGAGTATACCTCCTCGTCATTGCCTTCCAACTAAGCAATGTCACCAAAATGATTTTGCTAACCAACTTATTCTAACAAAACTTTCGTCTATCTCCTTTTATGCAGATGTAACTCCAAATAACTTTTCACATTAATCCGTCCAATTTAAATTTGTTGGTGTTATAAGAGGTGATCCATCAACACGAAGCCTCAACAAAACTGCCCCGTCTTGTAGAGTAATGATCCATAACACATCATTTTCAACAAGTCCCAAATAAATGCGGCTTAAAGTAGAAGCATTTACATTTGATATGTATCTGGGTTGTATGTAAAACTTAGTTTTCAACATTTAGGTCACCATCCaaatctcctttttttttctagtaattTTTGTTATTGCTGAACTAGACATCAGATTGACTCTTCTGCCTcatataataactaattttaccaCTCAGCATATTGCATTTATAAACTTAGACTTGGCTGCAATTTGCGGAGTAAGAGCATGGCTATGGCTACGGCTATGGTGGCAGAAAGAGAAAGATCGAAGCCTCTCCACAATTTCTCCATGCCCTGCCTCAAATGGGGCAACCAGAGATTCCTGAGGTGCGTCAAAGACTCCACCATGATCGATCTCAAACCCTGGACTTTGAGGACCAAAGCACCACATCCACATCACACCAACCAACTCCAGAAGAAGATGGAAGAGAGAGCCAAGTTTTCGGTTTCACTCTCGAAGGAGCAGGTGGAACAGGATTTCTGGGCCTTTCTCGGAACCAGACCTCCCAGGAGGCCCAAGAAGAGGCCCAGAATTGTCCAGAAGAATTTGGATGTATGTAAATAGTCACACCATCAATTCAATTCATGCTTTCTTTCTCttaattcatttcatttcattttttgcagACACTTTTTCCTGGTTTGTGGCTCACCGATGTTACTGCAGAATCTTACAAAGTCCCTGAATGAGGCGGGGCCAATTGCCGATGCTTGCTGACTCTTCTTACTTTCACCACCGtgtcatataaataaataatggtaATTGCCAAATCAAAT
This genomic interval from Glycine max cultivar Williams 82 chromosome 5, Glycine_max_v4.0, whole genome shotgun sequence contains the following:
- the LOC100801725 gene encoding zinc finger protein BRUTUS isoform X2, translating into MASPLDGGGVAVLPNSVNKVDSSSVLNGGLKCSKPESPILIFLFFHKAIRNELDALHRLAVAFATGNRSDIKPLSGRYHFLSSMYRHHCNAEDEVIFPALDIRVKNVAQTYSLEHKGESNLFDHLFELLNSSINNVESFPKELASCTGALQTSVSQHMAKEEEQVFPLLIEKFSLEEQASLVWQFLCSIPVNMMAEFLPWLSASISPDESQDLRNCLIKIVPEEKLLQKVVFTWMEGRSSINTVETCADHSQVQCSSRALTHQLEKVNCACESTTTGKRKHSGSMIDVSDTTGTHPIDEILLWHSAIKKELSEIAVETRKIQHSEDFTNLSAFNERFQFIAEVCIFHSIAEDKVIFPAVDGEFSFFQEHAEEESQFNDFRRLIESIQSEGASSNSDVEFYSKLCIHADHIMETIQRHFHNEEVQVLPLARKHFSFRRQCELLYQSLCMMPLKLIERVLPWLVGSLTEDEAKTFQRNMQLAAPATDSALVTLFCGWACKARNEGLCLSSSASGCCPAQRLSDIEENIVRPSCACASALSNRHCSVLAESGGNKRSVKRNILESHKNEDLPETSETENIQKQCCSARSCCVPGLGVSSNNLGLSSLSTAKSLRSLSFCSSAPSLNSSLFIWETESSSCNVGSTQRPIDTIFKFHKAIRKDLEYLDVESGKLSDGDETILRQFNGRFRLLWGLYRAHSNAEDDIVFPALESKEALHNVSHSYMLDHKQEEQLFEDISCVLSEFSVLHEALQMTHMSDNLSESNFGTSDANTSDDIKKYNELATKLQGMCKSIRVTLDQHLFREECELWPLFGRHFTVEEQDKIVGRIIGTTGAEVLQSMLPWVTSALTQDEQNKMMDIWKQATKNTMFNEWLSECWKESRVSTAQTETSDHSTSRRGAEYQESLDHNDQMFKPGWKDIFRMNQNELESEIRKVYRDSTLDPRRKAYLVQNLLTSRWIAAQQKSPKALSEGSSNSVEIEGLSPSFQDPEEHVFGCEHYKRNCKLRAACCGKLFTCRFCHDNVSDHSMDRNVYHCPFCNLCRVGRGLGIDYFHCMKCNCCLGIKSASHKCLEKGLEMNCPICCDDLFTSSATVRALPCGHYMHSACFQAYTCNHYTCPICSKSLGDMAVYFGMLDALLAAEELPEEYKDRCQDILCHDCNRKGTSRFHWLYHKCGFCGSYNTRVIKCETSNSSCS